The following are from one region of the Coffea eugenioides isolate CCC68of chromosome 2, Ceug_1.0, whole genome shotgun sequence genome:
- the LOC113760440 gene encoding tetraketide alpha-pyrone reductase 1-like isoform X2, translated as MSGPGEDKVVCVTGASGYIASWLVKQLLGRGYTVKASVRDANDPRKTEHLTSLDGAKERLKLFQANLLDDGSFDEIVQGCTGVFHTASPVIFSVSDPKKELIDPAVKGTLNLLQSCAKVSSIRRVILTSSTAAVLAKPELNKDSFVDESWFSNPSYCEEQKMWYQLSKTLAEDAAWKFSKEHGIDMVSINPGWVFGPILQPSINLSAGLVLDVVNGAQSFPDACVGWIDVRDVACAHIHAFEIPSANGRYCVVGKNVHWSEIVKILRQLFPTLQLPNKGLRKMTSGKAACVTAASGYID; from the exons ATGAGTGGACCAGGAGAGGATAAAGTGGTGTGTGTGACTGGAGCTTCGGGTTACATAGCTTCATGGCTGGTCAAGCAGCTACTTGGCCGGGGTTATACAGTTAAAGCTTCTGTTCGAGATGCCA ATGATCCAAGAAAGACGGAACATTTGACGTCACTTGATGGAGCCAAGGAGAGACTGAAGTTGTTTCAGGCGAACTTACTTGATGATGGATCCTTTGATGAAATAGTTCAAGGATGTACTGGCGTTTTTCATACCGCTTCTCCTGTTATTTTTTCGGTTAGCGATCCGAAG AAAGAATTAATAGACCCTGCAGTAAAGGGAACACTGAACCTGCTTCAATCATGTGCAAAAGTTTCATCTATCAGAAGAGTGATCCTGACATCTTCTACGGCTGCAGTTCTGGCAAAACCAGAGCTAAATAAAGATTCATTTGTTGACGAAAGTTGGTTTTCTAACCCATCATACTGTGAGGAGCAAAAG ATGTGGTATCAACTGTCAAAAACTTTAGCAGAGGATGCTGCTTGGAAATTCTCAAAGGAGCATGGCATTGACATGGTTTCAATCAATCCAGGATGGGTCTTTGGTCCCATTCTGCAGCCTTCTATCAATCTAAGTGCAGGATTGGTCCTGGATGTAGTAAATG GGGCTCAATCATTTCCTGATGCATGTGTTGGATGGATTGATGTTAGAGATGTTGCCTGTGCACATATTCATGCCTTTGAAATCCCTTCTGCTAATGGAAGATATTGTGTTGTTGGGAAAAATGTGCACTGGTCCGAGATCGTCAAGATTCTGAGGCAACTTTTCCCTACTCTTCAACTTCCAAATAA GGGTCTAAGGAAGATGACTAGTGGGAAAGCGGCGTGTGTGACGGCAGCTTCGGGATACATAGATTGA
- the LOC113760440 gene encoding tetraketide alpha-pyrone reductase 1-like isoform X1 — translation MSGPGEDKVVCVTGASGYIASWLVKQLLGRGYTVKASVRDANDPRKTEHLTSLDGAKERLKLFQANLLDDGSFDEIVQGCTGVFHTASPVIFSVSDPKKELIDPAVKGTLNLLQSCAKVSSIRRVILTSSTAAVLAKPELNKDSFVDESWFSNPSYCEEQKMWYQLSKTLAEDAAWKFSKEHGIDMVSINPGWVFGPILQPSINLSAGLVLDVVNGAQSFPDACVGWIDVRDVACAHIHAFEIPSANGRYCVVGKNVHWSEIVKILRQLFPTLQLPNKGSPNSTFGMGEFEVSMEKTKGLGINLIPLEVSLKDTVESFKEKNFITF, via the exons ATGAGTGGACCAGGAGAGGATAAAGTGGTGTGTGTGACTGGAGCTTCGGGTTACATAGCTTCATGGCTGGTCAAGCAGCTACTTGGCCGGGGTTATACAGTTAAAGCTTCTGTTCGAGATGCCA ATGATCCAAGAAAGACGGAACATTTGACGTCACTTGATGGAGCCAAGGAGAGACTGAAGTTGTTTCAGGCGAACTTACTTGATGATGGATCCTTTGATGAAATAGTTCAAGGATGTACTGGCGTTTTTCATACCGCTTCTCCTGTTATTTTTTCGGTTAGCGATCCGAAG AAAGAATTAATAGACCCTGCAGTAAAGGGAACACTGAACCTGCTTCAATCATGTGCAAAAGTTTCATCTATCAGAAGAGTGATCCTGACATCTTCTACGGCTGCAGTTCTGGCAAAACCAGAGCTAAATAAAGATTCATTTGTTGACGAAAGTTGGTTTTCTAACCCATCATACTGTGAGGAGCAAAAG ATGTGGTATCAACTGTCAAAAACTTTAGCAGAGGATGCTGCTTGGAAATTCTCAAAGGAGCATGGCATTGACATGGTTTCAATCAATCCAGGATGGGTCTTTGGTCCCATTCTGCAGCCTTCTATCAATCTAAGTGCAGGATTGGTCCTGGATGTAGTAAATG GGGCTCAATCATTTCCTGATGCATGTGTTGGATGGATTGATGTTAGAGATGTTGCCTGTGCACATATTCATGCCTTTGAAATCCCTTCTGCTAATGGAAGATATTGTGTTGTTGGGAAAAATGTGCACTGGTCCGAGATCGTCAAGATTCTGAGGCAACTTTTCCCTACTCTTCAACTTCCAAATAA AGGTTCTCCTAATAGCACCTTCGGTATGGGAGAATTCGAAGTGTCAATGGAGAAAACAAAAGGTTTGGGAATCAATCTCATTCCATTGGAAGTGAGCCTGAAGGACACCGTTGAAAGTTTCAAGGAGAagaattttattactttttaa